The following coding sequences are from one Alphaproteobacteria bacterium window:
- the secG gene encoding preprotein translocase subunit SecG produces the protein MTVLLILHVFITLAMIGVILMQRSEGGGLGMGGGASSSMFSARGTSNLLTRVTGILAALFMGNCLLMGIISKHQVKESTSILAPIEGQKK, from the coding sequence ATGACCGTCCTATTGATTTTACATGTTTTTATTACTCTTGCCATGATTGGCGTGATCTTGATGCAACGCAGTGAAGGCGGTGGCCTTGGCATGGGTGGCGGCGCGTCCAGCAGCATGTTTAGTGCGCGTGGCACATCCAACCTGTTGACACGAGTCACAGGCATCTTGGCTGCCTTGTTTATGGGCAATTGCTTGCTCATGGGGATTATTTCCAAGCACCAGGTGAAGGAATCCACTTCCATTTTGGCCCCTATTGAAGGCCAAAAGAAATAG
- a CDS encoding CTP synthase, with the protein MTNLPGTNLPGTKFIFVTGGVVSSLGKGIAASALGALLQARGYSVRLRKLDPYLNVDPGTMSPFQHGEVYVTDDGTETDLDLGHYERFTGVSARASDSTTTGKIYSTVLAKERRGDYLGATIQVVPHIIDEIKAFITSDLTDEDFVICEIGGTVGDIEGLPFLEAIRQLSNDLGRENTLFVHLTLLPYIATAGELKTKPTQHSVKELLSFGIQPDILLCRSDRPISEDAKHKLGLFCNVRPERVIEAQDIDTIYQVPARYHEEGLDLQVCQYFGLKAEDDLDLSRWNKIVDRIRHPDGQVNIAIVGKYVSLLDAYKSLSEALIHGGIANNVRVKITWLDAENTKDLEDELVGMHGVLVPGGFGERGIEGKLKAIRMAREKKIPYLGICFGMQLAVIETARNLLGIKGASSTEFGPTTAPVIGLMTEWMDGKTLQQRSQDGNLGGTMRLGSYRCKLKDGSLAHKIYGNSSILERHRHRFEVNMTYLKQLESAGLLFSGLSPDGQLPEIVELKDHPWFIGVQFHPELKSRPFDPHPLFVSFVAAAIHQERLI; encoded by the coding sequence TTGACAAATTTACCAGGAACAAATTTACCAGGGACAAAATTCATTTTTGTTACAGGCGGCGTTGTTTCTTCGTTGGGAAAAGGCATTGCAGCATCAGCATTGGGCGCCCTATTGCAGGCTCGTGGGTACTCTGTCCGCCTTCGCAAGCTTGACCCTTATCTCAACGTTGATCCAGGCACCATGAGCCCTTTCCAACATGGGGAGGTTTATGTCACCGATGATGGAACGGAAACAGACCTAGATCTTGGCCACTACGAACGATTCACGGGCGTTTCTGCTCGCGCAAGTGACAGCACGACAACGGGAAAAATCTATTCAACCGTCCTTGCCAAAGAGCGTCGTGGCGATTATTTAGGCGCCACTATACAAGTTGTTCCCCACATCATTGATGAAATCAAAGCATTTATCACGAGCGATTTAACTGACGAAGATTTTGTCATTTGTGAAATCGGCGGAACCGTTGGTGACATTGAAGGCTTGCCTTTCTTAGAAGCCATTCGGCAGTTGAGCAACGATCTGGGCCGGGAAAATACCCTCTTTGTTCATCTCACCCTCCTCCCCTATATTGCGACCGCCGGCGAGCTCAAAACCAAGCCAACACAACATTCCGTCAAGGAGCTTTTAAGTTTTGGAATCCAGCCGGATATTTTACTTTGCCGCAGCGACCGCCCAATCTCTGAGGATGCAAAACATAAGCTTGGTCTTTTCTGCAATGTGCGACCAGAACGGGTCATTGAAGCTCAAGACATTGATACAATCTACCAAGTGCCTGCCCGCTATCATGAGGAGGGTCTTGATCTCCAGGTATGTCAGTACTTTGGCCTCAAAGCAGAAGATGACCTAGATTTATCAAGATGGAACAAAATTGTGGACCGCATACGCCACCCAGATGGCCAGGTTAATATCGCTATCGTTGGAAAATACGTATCCCTTTTAGATGCTTATAAATCTTTATCCGAGGCCCTCATCCATGGCGGTATCGCCAACAATGTGCGAGTAAAAATCACCTGGCTGGATGCGGAAAACACCAAAGACCTGGAAGATGAACTTGTGGGCATGCACGGCGTTCTTGTTCCCGGTGGATTTGGGGAACGCGGCATCGAGGGTAAGCTCAAAGCCATTCGTATGGCCCGGGAGAAAAAAATCCCTTATTTAGGGATTTGTTTTGGCATGCAACTTGCTGTCATTGAAACAGCGCGTAATTTACTCGGTATCAAGGGAGCGTCCTCCACAGAATTTGGGCCAACAACCGCACCAGTCATTGGATTGATGACTGAGTGGATGGATGGGAAAACCCTTCAACAGCGCTCTCAAGATGGAAATCTTGGTGGCACCATGCGCCTTGGATCCTATCGGTGCAAGTTAAAAGATGGTTCACTTGCCCACAAAATTTATGGCAACTCCTCAATTCTTGAGCGTCATCGTCATCGTTTTGAGGTGAACATGACTTATCTCAAACAATTAGAAAGTGCGGGTCTCCTCTTTTCGGGCCTTTCTCCGGACGGCCAATTACCAGAAATTGTTGAACTTAAGGATCATCCCTGGTTTATTGGTGTGCAGTTTCACCCCGAGTTGAAATCACGTCCCTTTGATCCTCACCCTTTATTTGTCTCTTTTGTAGCAGCCGCTATTCATCAGGAAAGGTTAATTTAA
- the eno gene encoding phosphopyruvate hydratase — MTQIHNVFAREILDSRGFPTIEVDVELLSGAIGRAAVPSGASTGSFEALERRDGDQGRYMGKGVMGAVTSVNRDIFMALEGLDAQDQRHIDQVMIDLDATKNKSSLGANAILGVSLAVAKAAAASQESSFYRYLGGVDAHVLPVPMMNIINGGAHADNPIDIQEFMIVPAGATSLREAIRLGSEIFHSLKTLLKKAGHNTNVGDEGGLAPALRSSQEALDFIMQAIDSAGYAAGKDVFLALDVAATEFYRDGQYHLQGEGKTLSCDQMIGYYEELLGQYPIISIEDGLSEEDWQGWVSLTQTLGNRVQLVGDDLFVTNPERLRKGIGMGAGNAILIKPNQIGSLTETLDAIRIAKDAGYRTVISHRSGETEDTTIADLAVATNAGQIKTGSLSRSDRVAKYNQLIRIEEELSTMGRYAGLDIYQSWIQSPSSKKTPLRTVKG; from the coding sequence ATGACACAGATCCACAACGTTTTTGCACGAGAGATTTTAGATTCGCGCGGGTTTCCAACTATTGAAGTGGATGTCGAGTTGTTGTCGGGTGCGATCGGCAGGGCAGCAGTTCCCTCAGGCGCTTCAACGGGATCATTTGAAGCCCTTGAGCGTCGAGATGGCGATCAAGGTCGATATATGGGCAAAGGCGTCATGGGTGCTGTCACAAGTGTTAACCGTGATATATTCATGGCTTTAGAGGGTCTCGACGCACAAGATCAACGTCACATTGACCAAGTCATGATTGACCTCGATGCCACAAAAAACAAGTCTAGTCTTGGAGCCAATGCCATTCTCGGCGTCAGCCTCGCCGTTGCAAAGGCGGCAGCCGCATCACAAGAATCCTCTTTTTATCGATACTTAGGTGGTGTTGATGCTCATGTGTTGCCCGTCCCTATGATGAATATTATTAATGGGGGCGCCCATGCGGACAACCCCATTGATATTCAAGAATTTATGATTGTTCCAGCTGGGGCGACCTCTTTACGAGAAGCGATTCGCTTAGGTTCAGAAATCTTTCATAGTTTAAAGACTCTTTTAAAAAAAGCTGGTCACAACACCAACGTTGGAGATGAAGGTGGCCTTGCCCCAGCTTTAAGAAGCAGTCAGGAAGCCCTTGATTTTATTATGCAAGCCATTGATTCAGCAGGCTATGCCGCTGGTAAGGATGTTTTCTTAGCTCTCGATGTGGCGGCTACAGAGTTTTACCGCGATGGCCAATACCATTTGCAAGGGGAAGGAAAAACCCTCTCTTGCGACCAAATGATTGGGTACTATGAAGAACTCCTTGGTCAATACCCGATTATCTCTATTGAAGATGGCTTATCTGAAGAGGATTGGCAAGGATGGGTTTCCCTAACCCAGACCCTTGGAAACCGAGTGCAGCTGGTTGGAGATGACTTGTTTGTAACGAACCCAGAGCGGTTGCGCAAAGGCATTGGAATGGGTGCTGGAAATGCTATTCTGATAAAACCAAACCAGATTGGATCGTTGACAGAAACGTTAGATGCCATTCGCATTGCAAAAGACGCAGGATATAGAACCGTTATTTCACACAGATCCGGCGAGACAGAAGATACAACCATTGCCGATTTAGCCGTTGCCACAAACGCAGGGCAAATTAAGACCGGTTCTCTCTCTCGCTCCGACCGTGTAGCCAAATACAACCAACTCATCCGCATTGAGGAAGAACTGTCAACCATGGGACGATATGCAGGTCTCGACATTTACCAATCATGGATACAAAGTCCTTCATCAAAGAAGACTCCTTTGCGCACTGTTAAAGGTTGA
- a CDS encoding SAM-dependent methyltransferase yields MSLDSRIREQIDTTGPVSVLEFTTQALYDPLDGYYGKKVPIGRSGDYITAPEMTQVFGEVIALWLIDLWQQAGSPSPFHLVEIGPGRGTMMADILRTIVSLKIPLPNVHLVEVSPLLKEQQRTALSPYSTSVFWHPNLTTLPEDHGFCLMVANEFWDALPIQQFAKTKDDWIERHVGKEGDDLIFLPEEAEAIREVCPAMPSLVSQISQHLKACKGAALFLDYGYDHEGAIGDTLQAVHHHQKQGPLVNVGQADLTHHVDFHRLKSLFEEIDLMVHGPVPQGEFLKSIGLEIRTEQLCERANPNQVSSLQTAAVRLIHPSHMGTLFKVMCVREESTRSPEGFFIP; encoded by the coding sequence ATGTCTCTAGACTCTCGTATCAGGGAGCAAATTGACACCACGGGTCCTGTTTCTGTTTTAGAGTTTACGACCCAAGCCCTCTATGATCCCCTTGATGGATACTATGGGAAGAAGGTCCCCATCGGTCGTTCAGGAGATTATATCACCGCACCTGAAATGACCCAAGTCTTTGGGGAAGTCATCGCCCTTTGGTTGATAGATCTTTGGCAGCAAGCCGGCAGTCCCTCCCCCTTTCATCTCGTTGAAATCGGACCTGGGCGCGGCACGATGATGGCGGATATCTTGCGAACCATTGTCTCCTTAAAAATTCCCTTGCCAAATGTTCACCTCGTTGAGGTCAGCCCCTTGTTGAAAGAGCAGCAACGCACAGCTCTCTCCCCTTATTCTACCTCTGTTTTTTGGCACCCAAATTTGACAACCCTTCCTGAAGATCATGGATTTTGTTTGATGGTGGCCAATGAATTCTGGGATGCCTTGCCAATCCAACAATTTGCCAAAACGAAGGATGATTGGATAGAAAGACACGTTGGAAAAGAAGGAGATGACCTGATATTCTTGCCAGAAGAGGCAGAAGCGATTCGCGAAGTCTGCCCTGCCATGCCATCTCTGGTTTCTCAAATTTCCCAACATCTGAAAGCATGTAAAGGCGCTGCCCTCTTCCTCGACTATGGGTATGATCATGAGGGAGCTATCGGTGACACTCTTCAAGCTGTCCATCACCACCAAAAGCAAGGTCCCTTAGTCAATGTTGGCCAAGCCGACCTTACCCACCATGTTGATTTTCATCGACTGAAATCCTTGTTTGAAGAAATCGACCTCATGGTTCATGGGCCAGTCCCCCAAGGTGAATTTTTAAAAAGCATAGGGCTTGAGATCCGAACAGAACAACTCTGTGAGCGCGCCAACCCAAACCAAGTAAGCTCCCTCCAAACCGCTGCGGTACGCTTGATTCACCCCTCCCACATGGGCACCTTGTTTAAGGTAATGTGTGTGAGAGAGGAATCCACACGAAGCCCCGAAGGGTTTTTTATACCTTAA
- the kdsA gene encoding 3-deoxy-8-phosphooctulonate synthase produces MTKHITLRNLTIGNDLPFVLIAGPCVLESRAHALEMSAAIKEMTDKLNIPFIYKTSFDKANRTSIHGVRGLGMKESLPILAEVREKMGCPIVTDVHAAEQCAPVAEVVDILQIPAFLCRQTDLLKAAAETGKVINIKKGQFLAPWDMANVVKKMESFGNSQLMLCERGASFGYNTLVSDMRSLPIMAKFGYPIVFDATHSVQQPGGAGASTGGERQFVPILARAAVSVGVASVFIETHQDPDHAPSDGPNMVRLKDLPQLLSELKEFDRLAKAYPCAA; encoded by the coding sequence ATGACAAAACATATCACCCTCAGAAATCTCACCATTGGAAATGATCTTCCTTTTGTTCTCATCGCAGGTCCTTGTGTTCTTGAAAGCCGCGCTCATGCTTTAGAAATGTCTGCCGCCATCAAGGAAATGACGGACAAACTCAATATCCCATTCATTTATAAAACATCTTTTGATAAGGCCAATCGGACCAGTATCCATGGCGTCCGGGGTTTAGGCATGAAAGAAAGTCTGCCCATCTTGGCTGAAGTGCGTGAAAAAATGGGGTGCCCCATTGTCACGGACGTCCACGCTGCAGAACAGTGCGCACCTGTAGCGGAAGTCGTTGATATCCTCCAAATCCCAGCTTTCTTGTGCCGCCAAACAGACCTTCTGAAGGCCGCGGCTGAAACGGGGAAAGTCATCAACATCAAAAAAGGTCAATTCCTGGCTCCTTGGGATATGGCTAACGTTGTCAAAAAAATGGAATCTTTTGGAAATTCCCAGCTGATGTTGTGTGAACGGGGTGCCTCTTTTGGCTATAACACCCTTGTCTCTGATATGCGCTCGCTCCCAATTATGGCAAAATTTGGCTACCCGATTGTGTTTGATGCTACCCACTCCGTTCAACAACCGGGTGGCGCTGGCGCTTCCACGGGTGGGGAGCGACAATTCGTGCCGATCCTCGCAAGAGCAGCTGTCTCCGTTGGTGTGGCGTCTGTTTTCATTGAAACGCACCAAGATCCAGATCATGCACCCAGCGACGGTCCGAATATGGTTCGACTAAAAGATTTACCTCAGCTATTATCAGAGTTAAAAGAGTTTGATCGATTAGCCAAAGCGTATCCATGCGCTGCCTAA
- the lgt gene encoding prolipoprotein diacylglyceryl transferase, producing MLTFPNIDPVLVHIGPIAVHWYGIAYVVGLLVGWQYAAWIARRFVPTITKEQIDGFMMWALGGIIVGGRLGHVLFFELDRYLANPAEILMTWKGGMSFHGGLLGVIIAVFFYCRKTSIPFFRFSDIMCAIAPLGIFLGRLANFINAELPGRVTDVSWGMVFPNAGPLPRHPSQIYEAALEGLALLIILHIGWRTAALRDVPGRLTGIFFIWYSLARYLVEFVRMPDTFHQFFGLELTTGQLLCIPMMIAGIIFLAQPVRNFEKVKCL from the coding sequence ATGCTAACATTTCCAAATATTGATCCTGTCCTCGTCCACATCGGGCCCATCGCCGTTCACTGGTACGGCATTGCCTACGTCGTTGGTTTGTTGGTTGGGTGGCAATATGCGGCTTGGATCGCCCGGCGCTTTGTACCAACAATTACCAAAGAGCAGATTGACGGATTCATGATGTGGGCCCTTGGCGGTATCATTGTTGGCGGTCGTTTAGGTCATGTCTTATTTTTTGAACTTGATCGCTATCTCGCCAATCCTGCAGAAATCCTCATGACTTGGAAGGGGGGCATGTCCTTTCATGGCGGCCTGTTGGGCGTCATCATTGCTGTATTCTTCTATTGTCGTAAAACCAGCATCCCTTTCTTTCGTTTTTCAGATATCATGTGCGCCATCGCGCCCTTAGGCATTTTCTTAGGCCGACTTGCCAATTTCATTAATGCGGAACTCCCAGGGCGTGTTACGGATGTTTCTTGGGGAATGGTCTTCCCCAACGCAGGTCCCTTGCCCCGTCACCCCAGCCAAATTTATGAAGCTGCCCTAGAAGGTCTCGCGTTGCTCATCATTCTCCATATTGGCTGGAGAACTGCTGCTTTGCGGGATGTCCCGGGACGATTGACAGGCATCTTTTTCATTTGGTATTCACTCGCCCGTTATCTCGTTGAGTTTGTACGTATGCCAGACACGTTCCACCAATTCTTTGGCTTAGAGTTGACCACTGGACAGTTGCTGTGCATCCCCATGATGATTGCAGGTATCATTTTCTTGGCCCAACCGGTGAGAAATTTTGAGAAAGTCAAATGTCTCTAG
- a CDS encoding septum formation initiator family protein — translation MELTSRFNQIVGPLIALLVMIYFGYHIVQGERGLFSWMRLRQKINESEQHLALIQSEKETLERQVYLLRPDSLDPDMLEERARKVLNWGYPGEVVIYE, via the coding sequence ATGGAATTAACAAGTCGCTTTAATCAGATTGTAGGCCCCTTAATCGCTCTCCTCGTCATGATTTATTTTGGATACCACATTGTGCAAGGGGAACGCGGACTCTTCTCCTGGATGCGCTTGCGTCAGAAAATCAATGAATCAGAACAACATCTGGCCCTTATTCAATCAGAGAAAGAGACACTCGAACGTCAAGTCTACCTCCTTCGTCCCGATAGTTTGGACCCTGACATGTTGGAAGAACGCGCCCGCAAGGTTCTCAATTGGGGCTATCCTGGTGAAGTTGTCATTTATGAATGA
- the lepA gene encoding translation elongation factor 4: MSDLATIRNFSIIAHIDHGKSTLADRLIEFCGGLEIREMKQQILDSMDIERERGITIKAQTVRLKYKAKDGITYTLNLMDTPGHVDFAYEVSRSLAACEGSLLIVDASQGVEAQTLANVYQAIDNNHEIIPILNKIDLPAAEPERVKAQIEDVIGLDASDALLISAKTGIGIEDVLEAIVTRLPAPKGDEAAPLKAMLVDSWYDAYLGVMILVRIKDGVLTKGAKIRMMGAGATYEVERVGVFTPKKVMVDKLFPGEVGFFTGSIKAVADCKVGDTITEERRPTTEPLPGFKPSVPVVFCGLFPVDAADFDHLRESLGRLQLNDASFQFEAESSTALGYGFRCGFLGLLHLEIIQERLEREFNLDLITTAPSVVYRLHMTNGKMIELHNPSDMPDVMKIDIIEEPWIKATILVPDTYLGSILNLCTERRGEQVDLTYAGNRAMVVYRLPLNEVVFDFYDRLKSVSQGYASFDYHLDSYRESDVVKVSILVNNEPVDALSMIIHRGRAEARGRLLCERLKDLIPRQLFKIAIQAAIGGKVIARETISAMRKDVTAKCYGGDISRKRKLLDKQKKGKKRMRQFGNVEIPQSAFIAALKMGDD, translated from the coding sequence ATGAGCGACCTCGCAACCATTCGAAATTTTTCGATTATCGCCCACATTGACCATGGAAAATCAACCCTAGCAGATCGCCTCATTGAATTTTGTGGCGGGCTTGAAATCCGTGAAATGAAGCAACAAATTCTAGACTCCATGGACATTGAGCGGGAACGCGGGATTACCATCAAGGCCCAAACTGTGCGCCTGAAATATAAGGCTAAGGATGGCATCACCTATACCTTGAATCTGATGGATACCCCCGGTCACGTGGACTTTGCCTATGAGGTGAGTCGATCGTTAGCCGCCTGTGAAGGGTCGTTGCTCATTGTCGATGCCAGCCAAGGCGTTGAAGCCCAAACGCTGGCCAACGTCTATCAAGCTATCGATAACAACCATGAAATCATCCCGATCTTGAACAAAATTGACTTGCCCGCTGCCGAACCTGAGCGCGTCAAAGCCCAAATTGAAGATGTCATTGGTCTGGATGCGAGTGATGCCTTGTTGATTTCTGCAAAGACTGGCATTGGAATTGAGGATGTACTCGAAGCCATCGTGACCCGTTTGCCAGCCCCCAAAGGAGATGAAGCGGCGCCATTGAAGGCGATGTTGGTGGATAGTTGGTATGATGCATACCTTGGCGTTATGATCTTGGTGCGTATCAAAGACGGTGTTCTCACGAAGGGTGCCAAAATTCGCATGATGGGTGCTGGGGCAACCTATGAAGTCGAGCGGGTGGGTGTTTTTACCCCAAAGAAAGTTATGGTCGATAAACTTTTCCCTGGAGAGGTTGGTTTTTTCACCGGCAGCATTAAAGCTGTCGCCGATTGCAAAGTTGGGGATACCATAACAGAAGAACGTCGTCCAACGACAGAGCCACTGCCCGGGTTCAAACCGTCTGTACCAGTTGTCTTTTGTGGCCTTTTTCCTGTTGATGCTGCTGACTTTGATCATTTACGTGAGAGCCTTGGGCGCTTACAGCTGAATGATGCCAGCTTCCAATTCGAAGCGGAAAGCTCGACTGCCTTGGGATATGGATTTCGCTGTGGATTCTTGGGCCTCCTGCACCTTGAGATTATTCAAGAGCGTCTTGAGCGAGAATTCAACCTCGATCTCATCACAACTGCCCCCAGCGTTGTCTATCGCTTGCACATGACCAATGGAAAGATGATCGAGCTTCATAACCCTTCCGACATGCCCGACGTCATGAAGATTGACATAATTGAAGAGCCTTGGATCAAAGCAACCATCCTTGTACCTGACACGTACTTGGGATCGATTCTCAATTTATGCACAGAGCGCCGTGGCGAACAGGTCGACCTCACCTATGCTGGAAATCGCGCCATGGTCGTGTATCGCCTCCCCTTAAACGAAGTTGTCTTCGACTTTTATGACCGCTTGAAATCCGTGAGTCAAGGCTATGCCTCCTTCGATTATCACTTGGATAGTTATCGAGAAAGCGATGTCGTAAAAGTGAGCATTCTGGTGAACAACGAGCCAGTTGATGCCTTGTCAATGATCATTCACCGAGGCCGCGCAGAAGCCCGCGGACGCCTCTTGTGTGAACGTTTGAAAGACCTGATTCCACGCCAGCTGTTCAAGATCGCCATCCAAGCCGCCATCGGTGGAAAGGTGATTGCGCGCGAGACGATTTCCGCGATGCGCAAAGACGTCACGGCCAAATGTTATGGCGGTGACATCAGTCGCAAGCGTAAACTTCTTGATAAACAAAAGAAGGGTAAGAAACGCATGCGCCAATTCGGCAATGTCGAAATCCCTCAAAGTGCGTTTATCGCAGCGTTAAAAATGGGGGATGATTGA
- the pheT gene encoding phenylalanine--tRNA ligase subunit beta, producing MKFTLSWLKDHLETTATLHEIAERLVNLGLEVEGFEDPAEKLKGFVVADVVEAGRHPNADRLSLCFANAGDGKRIQVVCGARNVRTGMKVAFAPEGVIIPSTGTILKRGKIRDVESFGMFCSATELGMGEESEGILDLDTTLPAGTPLAEALGLSDPIIDVSITPNRGDCFGIRGIARDLAASGLGTLKPLVYKNQPKAFPCPTTVTIEDSKACADFGGLVVRGVKNGPSPDWVQHRLKAVGLRPISALVDMTNYLTFDIGRPLHVFDLNKVKGNLTIRLAKAGETLTGLNSKDYTLDETMTVIADDSGVLSLGGIIGGMSSGCLEDTVDVLIECALFDPIRTALTGRNLSIITDARTRFERGMDPTSIPQGLEAAADLVVQWCGGTVSELTFATHKNPVPKQKPPTYTLTHEKLLSLGGCDIPLTQAKSYLEALGFVTVSSTSSELTVVPPPYRLDIEGPADLVEEVLRLHGYDKIPLTPLPPPALTLEQISIPSIVKRVLASRGLNEAITWSFMDELLAEKFGKIDPSLRLSNPISIEMGFMRPSIIPNLIQAAIRNHDRGQGSVALFEVGPQFNEGAQVLAATGLLSGQTGPRHWAQPPRAVDIYDAKAHAFAVLATLGVTESSTQVEATGPDYYHPGRKGVIKQGNRVLALFGEVHPGIINDLAGDGAFAGFEIFLDQLPPLRLKKSPLQLSPYQSVVRDFAFVVDDAILAEQIVKAVGKADRTFISAIHIFDVYKGDKLEKGKKSLAIQVRLEPQSGTLTDAQITEVCDKIVSTVFQATGGVLRSL from the coding sequence ATGAAATTTACCTTATCATGGTTAAAAGACCATCTGGAAACAACAGCGACCTTGCATGAAATTGCTGAAAGACTTGTGAATTTAGGATTGGAAGTTGAGGGCTTCGAAGACCCGGCTGAAAAACTCAAAGGCTTTGTAGTAGCCGATGTTGTTGAAGCGGGACGTCACCCCAATGCGGATCGCTTGAGCCTGTGCTTTGCAAATGCGGGAGATGGAAAACGCATTCAAGTTGTGTGTGGTGCCAGAAATGTCCGCACAGGCATGAAAGTGGCTTTTGCTCCAGAAGGTGTCATCATCCCCTCCACAGGAACGATTTTAAAACGGGGCAAAATCCGGGACGTAGAAAGCTTTGGAATGTTTTGTTCTGCGACCGAATTAGGGATGGGAGAGGAATCAGAAGGCATCCTTGACCTCGATACAACATTGCCGGCTGGAACACCTCTGGCCGAAGCTTTGGGACTTTCGGATCCCATTATTGATGTATCCATAACCCCCAATCGTGGTGATTGTTTTGGGATACGGGGTATCGCTAGAGATTTAGCTGCCAGTGGCCTTGGAACCTTGAAGCCTTTAGTCTATAAGAATCAACCAAAAGCGTTTCCCTGCCCGACGACGGTCACCATTGAAGACAGCAAAGCCTGTGCTGATTTTGGCGGGTTGGTCGTTAGGGGGGTTAAAAATGGACCAAGCCCTGACTGGGTTCAACACCGCTTGAAGGCCGTCGGTTTACGCCCTATTTCAGCACTGGTTGACATGACCAATTACCTGACCTTCGACATTGGAAGGCCTCTCCACGTTTTTGATCTGAATAAAGTGAAAGGGAACCTCACCATTCGCTTGGCAAAAGCAGGGGAGACACTTACAGGGCTTAATTCCAAAGACTACACTCTCGACGAGACAATGACGGTTATTGCTGACGACTCAGGCGTTCTATCTCTTGGTGGTATTATCGGCGGCATGAGTTCGGGGTGTCTTGAAGATACAGTTGATGTCTTAATTGAATGTGCATTGTTTGACCCCATTCGCACCGCTCTTACGGGAAGAAACCTGTCCATCATCACGGATGCGCGGACGCGTTTTGAACGCGGTATGGACCCGACGAGCATCCCCCAAGGTCTCGAAGCAGCGGCTGATTTGGTGGTGCAATGGTGTGGCGGCACCGTCAGTGAACTGACCTTCGCAACACACAAAAATCCTGTGCCTAAACAAAAGCCCCCAACTTATACTCTAACTCATGAGAAACTGTTAAGTTTGGGAGGATGCGATATTCCTTTGACACAAGCAAAGAGTTATCTCGAAGCATTAGGTTTCGTAACGGTTTCTTCAACGTCAAGTGAGCTAACCGTCGTCCCCCCTCCTTACCGGCTTGATATTGAAGGGCCCGCGGATTTGGTAGAAGAAGTGTTGCGTCTCCATGGATATGATAAGATTCCTTTGACGCCTCTTCCCCCACCTGCACTGACATTAGAGCAGATTTCTATTCCCTCTATCGTCAAGCGGGTTTTAGCATCACGCGGTTTGAATGAAGCCATCACTTGGTCATTCATGGATGAACTCTTGGCCGAAAAATTCGGCAAGATAGATCCATCATTACGATTGTCAAACCCCATCAGCATTGAAATGGGTTTTATGCGACCCTCGATAATCCCAAACCTCATTCAAGCCGCCATTCGAAACCACGACCGCGGCCAAGGATCCGTGGCTTTGTTTGAAGTGGGGCCTCAATTCAATGAGGGTGCGCAAGTCTTGGCAGCTACAGGCCTCCTTTCAGGGCAAACAGGTCCTCGCCATTGGGCACAACCGCCACGTGCCGTCGATATATACGATGCAAAAGCCCATGCGTTTGCTGTTTTGGCAACCTTAGGTGTGACAGAATCCTCCACACAAGTTGAGGCAACTGGCCCAGACTACTACCATCCTGGCCGTAAAGGGGTCATCAAACAAGGGAACCGAGTCCTTGCTCTCTTCGGAGAGGTTCATCCAGGCATCATCAATGACTTGGCCGGAGATGGAGCTTTTGCAGGCTTTGAGATATTCTTAGACCAGCTGCCTCCTTTGCGATTGAAGAAATCGCCGCTTCAACTTTCCCCTTATCAATCAGTGGTTCGCGACTTTGCTTTTGTTGTGGATGACGCCATCTTGGCGGAACAAATTGTCAAAGCCGTTGGAAAGGCAGATCGAACATTCATTTCAGCCATTCATATTTTTGATGTGTATAAAGGGGATAAACTTGAGAAAGGCAAAAAGTCTTTAGCCATTCAAGTGCGCCTTGAGCCGCAAAGCGGAACCTTAACAGATGCACAAATTACAGAAGTGTGCGATAAGATAGTTTCAACTGTCTTTCAAGCAACCGGTGGAGTTTTAAGAAGCCTATGA